In the genome of Lactuca sativa cultivar Salinas chromosome 3, Lsat_Salinas_v11, whole genome shotgun sequence, the window atcaaagaagtgaagagttccaagagctccattgtggtatcaaaagttgtaatttttttgGACTATGTATGCTAGGAcagcttaaccaaaaataccttaaggttaagaaagatttccaAGGATTGATTCGaagggttgcaaaaatgagtgtcGTATAAACTAAGGGGTGAAGACTCATATGGATTGTGAGTATTTACGAATGAGAAGTTTTTAGGAAATAATGCATTGCGGTCTTGGGATAATGGCTGAGTTTAAAATGGATTGTTTTATGCGATATTGGTAATTAAAAGTCAGTtttcttgggggcaagcaaaggctaagtgtggggtattttgatatatatatatatatatatatatatatatatatatatatatatatatatatatatatatatcatatcttAATGTTTTAGCCTTAATTAttgttatttagaactaaaaggtaCTTATAATGGTTAAATTTATGTTTTATAGATATAATTGTTGCTAGAGCGGAAAAGAAATATGTGGAGCGGAAATTGGGCTTGGACTGAAAAAAGGATGAAGATGGCCGAAGGCAACCCACTACGCCCAATGTAGTGGGTCTTACGCCCATCGTAGATACCGGTACGCCTAGAGTACTGGGCTTGGCTCCGAAACAAGATCGCGATGAGTTTAttattacgccctgcgtacactGTCTTACGCTCAACATATGTAAGTCGGTTCCAATTCTTATAAATAGTGATTTTCGGCCAACCAAAAGTGGGAACTCGAATACCATCGATCCTTAGTCGACAAGTAACTTATATTCtaccgttttgagggtctagaaggcggctgAAAGGCCATTAAGTTGATAGGAGCGAAGATCTGAGGGATTCGAGAGCGGATTCATGTCAGTAATCATGTTGTTTGTTATCGTGACCAtgttagcattccattgtgatgCAATCATGTTTttactttctgatttaggtgttaaACCTTCTACtttatgtttatgattgaatgaatctTTGAATTATTGGTTATGGAGCCATTCATGGAGCGGTCAATTAAACGAATGAATCAATTGAAGGGTAAATCGATTTCACAAGCCCACGTCATCAAGGACATAATTGAAACAGAATCAGTTGAAAGCTTAATACGAACGTGTCGATTTTAGGAGTCCGCTTCATTTGTTTTCTGTCAATTCCTTAGAGCTACGACTAGAGGAGGCGCCATAGGGTTGGCATCAACAAGAGGAGTCGCCGGAGATGGAGAAGGTATATCTAAAATGTCATTGACTTCATACCTATCGATTTTTGTTGAGTGAACGAGAAACAAGATTAGGCAAATTAGGGATCAACCGATGGAGACGGAGAAAGCCGTCTGGCTTTCTAATGATAATGGACTGATCAATTTGATTTAAGAAGCTTACCTTTGAGGCATGATTATTCAAGGGTAAATAGCATAAAAGACACTCAGTTTACACTAAAATTCTAATTTGACACTGttttttttgtctcaaatttggcactgtgttttccaatttgttacaattctgaccacttgaccggtaaACTAGGTTACATGCTGATGTGGCATGATgatgtgtcagttttgatgacgtgtcaaaattgattttttttttctacagaaaacactaagttttcacttttttcaattttgacactaagtttaattttttctttaaattttaacactatatttttttgttccaaatcgaatatcattttttccaattttgttcaatgttgacaattttctatttgaagccgtataaatattttttttaatacatttaaaccgtataaatacgTTTTTTCAATtaaaaccatagttttgtataaatacaaggttttttttttttttttttttttttttttttttttaatttttaatttttaattttattttttttatttttacattcaaaccataattttatatataaatatgtattagttatataaaaattgtattttatattaaatacgaaAAAAGtgaaaaacttagtgttttttgtggaaaaaaaaattcaattttgacacgtcaacatatcatgtcagcatgccacgtcatcaaaattgacatgtcatcatgccacgtcagcataTAACTGGGttgaccggtcaagtggtcagaattgtaacaaattagaaaacacagtgtcaaatttgagaaaaaaaaaaacacagttTCAAATTAGAATTTTAGTGTAAACTGAATGTCTTTTATGCTATTTACCCATTATTCAATAACTAGTGGTCGCTGCATAGGAGGAAGGAAAACAGAAGGCCAgagtgtttgtttgttttttttttttttttttttttttttattttttatttacgtAAACCGACTCCGACCGAGTTAGATGTGGCATCATTAGTTAgaaaataatatttgaatttAAGATTGATTGTGAGTGATTTTTAATAATGTTTGGCGAATGTCCATGACCCTTCATTGATGTAATACACCAATAACAGGAATTCAAACATTCTCTTCCATTCTTGCAGTTTGAGAGACTATAATATGACTGATCCGTATCACTGTTGGCTTTAATAGAACATTGAACTCAAACATTCTCACACACTTGTCATTATTTATCATACTagatgttattattatttttacagAGTAACAAATATATATCATACTAGAGTACGCTAATTTTTGGAGATTGGGTAGTCATGTGCACACAATTTTCTAGTTCCtttaatttatttatgttttgagCATCATCATTGATGACTTTAATATTTTAGCAAGCCCAAAGACGTCTACGATATTCTCCAAGTGCTAGTAATGGGAAGATATTCTTGTATAATGGATAATGCAGCATGCAATTCTTCATGGAGACTCCAGTGAACTCCTACCAAATCATGTCAATGTTTAATAGCAACGATCACTTCACCAATTGTTGCAATAAAGATTAAAAGTTACCTGCTGAGGAAAATCTCCATTGTCCATTTGTGCATTGATCAACAGTTTTGCTGCTTTATGTAACGGTGTTAACTCTCGTTCAACCTAGTGATCATTTGGCAGAAATGAAAGCTTTTAGACATTGAAAAGGAGTAATAACTTTTGCTAGAATATAAGGTCAAGTGATAACAAGAAGAAATAACTTGTCCAGCTGACATGAGACCTAGCATGGCCCATGAagtttgaactaggtttgtccgATTCCCAAACAATGGTGTGTATACTTCTCTAGTACAAGACTTGTAGCTTTCTCCCCATCCACCCTCTTCATTTCGTGTCGAAAGCAAAAACTTGACTCCTTTACGAACTGCTTCACAGTTGTCATATGTCTTTCCAGCGGCTTCTAAGCCTCTTAGAACAAAGCACGTGCCATATAGAAAACATATCCCCCAGTAGCCATACCTGTATATCAGGTTTCGTGAATTTTTATATCAACTTATTCGTAGTTAATGTTCGTTTTCAAGAATTAATGATAGAGGTGAATATATCGCTTACCATGAACCATCAGGGCGTTGTCTTTTCTCAAGAAAACGCACTGCTTTTGACACAGCGTTTTCTATTTCTTTCTCCCTATGTTTTGGATGCAAACGTTTGAATGCTACCAGAGCTTGAATGATCGATGCTGTATTTTCGAGATGCCTAATTGGATCATCCAAAATaagaaattatttaattaatgttcGCATTTCATAATTCCATAAAAGTCAAGGGTTCGTAAGACTTTACTCTCTTTCAACAACAATATCCGCAAACATCTCTGAAGGGTTCAACATCTGTGATTAGGAAAACGTTAGAATTTCTCTTAGCTTGTTTGTAAAGTTCAGAAAGAAACTAATGACATTTCATTTCTAAATAAAAAGTCAATATACAGTTTCATTTACGTAATGTACCTCTAAATATGGTTGTGGGACTGGTTGCTCCCAGATAGCAAAACCTCCACTGGTAGGAGATTGTACAAAAAGGATGAAATTAACAGCATCGTATAATCGCTCAATGTTACCATCTTCTTCGCCTGAAATTTCAACTGGCATTTGGGATAGTAACAGAAGACACTGCATGGATGATTTATATATACATTATATGTGAACAAATTATTTTTGCAAAGGTttagaaaataataatataaaagatGAGATCATGGTATTACTTTCAGTGCTTCGGACGTGCAATCTGAGACTGCCCATCCATCATCTTGGGCGAATGTCCATGACCCTTTAGTAATCTGCCGGCAATTTTTAGTAAAATCTCCAGCTGGATTATTTTTGACCTGAGATTCCTTGATAAAGAAATGGGCCTTTTTAAGAGATTCCCCATACTCTTCGACCATATTACTAGCAATTATTGCCTGAGTTGAAAGCGCGCAATTCCATAATTGACCACCACTCGGCATCACCTTCATTCCATCTTCTGCTAGCCATAAGTAATCAGGCAATCTAGCAAGGTGGTGCTTGAACTCATCGCCACATGGGTTCTCTGCCCACCAAACCATCATTTGCAAGGACTGCATCCAAAACCAAAGCGTATGACAAAGTTTGTTAATCCGTTTAAATTAAAACTAACATTGATTATATTTCAATAagcttttttattataaattttagtATTTTTTATCTTTATAGAAACTACATAGCgaatatattttgttaaaatcATAATAAAgattttttcttttccttttaagtatttgttataaaacataaatattaatcaaataaataaatacatggaCCCACTTAGTAAGAGTTTATGAAAGGAAAATCTCCGATAAAGTTTCAACATTTTTGGTTAGTTTACGGTTTAATcgtaatatttattttttaaaaagaaaagtcCCGATTATCTAACTTTATACAAAAATCTATCATtttctgttaaaaaaataaaagttgttTCGTTATTTTGggcaaaatataaaataattgagacttttctatttaaaaaataaaagttaggATTAAACCATAAATTTaccaaaaatattgaatttttatcAGCGATTTCCGTTTATCAAATGCATATGAGGTCAAAGTACTGGACTTGAACTCTTGAGTTCGAGTGAATAATAACCAAGGCGACTTTACATTGACAACTTACCTTTTCAATAGATCCCGTGGTTATGTATCTACTTTCTTCAGCGCTATAACGAATCAACTCAATCGTTCTTTTTAAAGCAATTTCTCGTAGTCTTTTGAAAGGCCAATATTTAAAAACCGGTTCACCAAAATACTGAAGAAAATCCCACAATAGATCTTGGACTGTAGAATGAGGGTAAAGGAGATCTTCCTGTATTCCATCAAGCTCTAGAATTATGTTATGAGCTAAATGGAAATCATTGGTCGTGACAACCAAAAACCATGATCTCATTGATTAACCCCTTTTCACTATATACATGCTTAAAACGTTTATAGTTTACTAACCTTGCAACATATATGGCGTTGTTTATTCCAATTTATCTCGTCATATGGGATAGAATATATCTCTTGTCGAAGCTGGAGAACAAATTTAGTGATCGGGCCATGAAACTTTTTCCCATACAAGTAAGACATGGGCATATATGTTGTTCGGCAATAGCACCACATTTTCGCTACACCATACGTAAGAACTTTGGTGAGATCATCaactaaaaaaaaatcataattttcagAGCTTATTTCATGGAACCGTTGTTTTGTTTCTTGTTCCTAAAAGATGGAAGTTTATGTACCTGGATGAAAAGGAAACGTTTCAGGGAAAATCCAAAATTCTGGGGGTAAGGGGTTGCAACCCTCCCATTCATACACTCCGAGCACCTAATAAGAACATgttaattaaataagaaaattgtgtgtgtgtgtgcgtgtctatatgtatgtatgtatgtatgtatgtatgtatgtatgtatattactattctaataaatgaataagtttattctccttttgacaagtctaatctaataaatgaaaatctttttgccacatgtcacacttTCAATGgtttggccacatgtcattttgtggatATTCTTACTTAAATTTATTCCACatgacattttgtggttttttccatcttattaaattccacataatatttaaatataataattgtcataaatgtaataataaatcctTATCAATATCATTAATTGATAtttcttctaatttcaaaatttctaAATTAGGGCTCATTAGTTTCctatgtttatttatctaaattattagtttaaatctaaaaaaaaaacacattaattttaataattcaatatttttctaatttttgttataaattcaaatttctcaaaatgttaagaattttatatttaatttttcttttaaatgaacCCATGTAATAAATGAATTTTCCAACTAGTATCATAATATTAGAAAatgttcattaatattatatgtcacttgtcaacctattaattctcgattttaaattttaacttttaaatttcctactctaattacattaaaataataattgataattgatttttcatttcaaatttcaaattttaaatttcacactctaattacattaaattaataacattagaatgaaaaataaaataaaattaatatatattatatggtgatataatttcatgtatttatttacatcaacaattataattttttatactaaaaatatctcttaattaataatttatttgaaataattgattaataattttaagtttttattatgaaaatttaattatttttataaccgtggttctcacatgttataaaattatatatatatatatatatatatatatatatatatatatatatatatatatatatatatatatatatatatatatatatataggggatagttcaaataaaaacagtaaatagtgtgagaacgtaaaaatacttttttatgttattattctgtaaTAAATTTTGTATCGACACATTTATGTCATTATTCAGTAaagaataaatgaatagtcaaaggttaaaattaaaattagaatTTACTACAAAAATGCTCATACATAAgtttataatagaataataacattataatgaatatatgacTAGTTGaaagttaatatttatattagaattacttcaacaatacacatatacaaaattcattacagaataataacataaaagtagtgtttttatgttctcacactatttattgtttttatttgaacttacttctatatatatatatatatatatatatatatatatatatatatatatatatatatatatatatatatatatatcaccaagGGGTTTTTGCAAAAAACTCATAAAGTTAAGTTTCTTTCATGCGTTTTTTCTATATTGTAAGGAACAGAAGGATTAGACATGCAAATGAAAgaacaataaaattaaaaaattgagATACGAAAAAGCTAAAACATTACAGAAAGATAAAGTTTGCCCCAAGAAGGAATACAGGTTGCACCCCCATGGTCAAGTATCCACTTCCTGCCTCGGCTTACTGCATAATTTCCGTCATCAGGTCCTTCTCCTAATAGTCGTAGGGCTACATAGTTCAATGCAGATCCCATCATGGTGCTGTGTCCCTCGATGTGAAATCCCCATCCTCCATCTTTATTCTGACAACATTAACCAGACATTATTACCGTACTAGTTTGGTCCTAAAAAATTACTGATATTTGTTGAATCATAACAAGTGAAATATTAACGAATAATATATGTACTAAACTAAAAAAGCTTAAGAAATAATGGAAATATATAATGGTATTAATGTCCAATCTTGCAAACAAAGGAAAGTAACACTTTAACCAAGATGAGTGTTATTTTTTAATTAAGTACTCTAATATAAGCATCATGGTAACTCCTGGTAGAGTTATTGGTTCATATGATAGGCTTGTTGATAAAGTTCAATAGTTAATGGTTTTGGTGATGCCCTTGGTGATACTTTCTTGATGATGATGTGTTTTAGTTGTTCAACTCCTCGACAGATAGCTCTTATCAGCAGTTGTGGCCTTCAATAGCAGTTGGTCTCATTTAGTTATTGGTTCTCTTCAGTAGTTGGTCGTCCTATGTGAAGGAATttttatactccctccgtcccaaaattattgtccatttaaaaaaaacacaCATATTATGGAAACATTAATTACAACTAACtgtatacaataaaatgacagttttgtcttTAATTTGCATTTAgtgttccattaaatgcttagttggttaaagaataatgagggggtattttggtaaaaatattatttacgtttagaagtggactattattttgggacaaatcaaAAAGGCAAgttggactataattttgggacagaGGGATTATCAAGCAGTGGCTTTTTTGACACCATCTTTTTCTTCTTCGAAGTTTTTTTTGGCAATATTTCGTCTTCGTCGATTATGTAGTAAGTTTTTTTGGCAATATTAATGCTTAGTTCAATTGTGTTGTTTGTTGCAATCAGTAGACGAAAAGACGATTCCCTTCAATAACTTATTGTAATGTTCCAATAGTTACTTGCACTCATACCTTAGTCTCATCATCCATAAAGTGATGCACCATAGACATCTAACCCACCTCAGTCCAATACTATAACCGATGCACCGTCGATGGATCCTTTGATGTTTTATTAGTTGCTAATGATTATTTTCATCACAGCCAAATGCCTTGTCGGTCTCCCTTCATATTGGTATGACATTGTCAAATAATTTAGGTATATCATCTTCCTTATGGATATATTTTGCTATTTGTTGGAACTTTACTCTCAATTATGATTGTCATTGGTACATTTATGTTATTGGAAGGTGTTGGTTTTTTTAATACACTCCTAGTAAATTGCTTGATGATGTTTACATTATTCCTTGCCTCTATTTGAATCTTTATTCTCTTAGTAAGTTATGTATGTAAACGTAAATATATTAGGAAAATATTGTGTTGCACATAATTTCATTTGATTGATTAGGCATCGTCGCTAATCATTTTAGGCCCTGTAATTAATTAAGGCATTAGTTTAGTCATGTAATTGTATTTCCTTTTTTACCCTTGTATCTTTGTCTTACATATTCTGTCAATAAACATAGAGCAATATATGTTGGGTTTTATTCAATATTCTTCTTCAATCTCTATTCTTCTCCTTTCTGCATCACACTTATATTCATCCTTTTTCTTGCATAGTCTTTTATGGTATCAGAGCACAACCATGGACTTTGAATCTTCCCTGACTACGGATTATGGTTCATCCTCGATGACTAAATCAAATACTCTCCCAATCTTCTTTAACCCTAACGCTATCATGGCTCATGCTCATCTTACCAAAGACAACTATGTAAGCTGGAGTACTCTCTTCAAAACTCTTCTTCATGCTCACCAACTTTTGTTTGTAATTGATTCGACTCCGCCTCCTAAAACCCTTGCTAAATAATCTCGATCATGAAATGTGGCAGAAGGCTACATATTTGATTTGTTGTTGGATAAAAGGAATCGGTACCCCAACAATTCAACCTTACTTGAACTCTTGTGACACAGCCCCGACAACTTGGAATGTCTTGGCTAAACGATTTGGCTCCACATCCACAATTCAAATTGAAACCTACAAGATCGTCTTCACAATCTCAGGAATCCAATGGACCTCTCCGTATCAGATATCTTCTCCAAGCCAAAACCATATCAGACTCTCTCACTACAGCAAGAAAACCAATTGAAGACTCATAACTTATTCACTATATTCTTTGTGGACTTGGTGCCAAATTTAAAGAATTTCTCACCTCGACGGCTTCATCTCATGTCAGACAATCCCTTAATCTTAATGAATTGACAGAGTTACTTCTTAAAGAAGAGATGTTACAACAAAAGTTTTTTCTTCCAATTGAGCAATCTACAGCCCTAGCTGCCACCAAAACCTGCCTCTCTCAGCCTAACCCATCTCCTCGctccaacaataacaacaacaatggAACTAAGGGTGGAAGAGGTCATGGTTATAATAACACAGATAGAGGTGGAAATGAAGGCAGACGCAATTGGAGCAATCAACAGTGGAACAATAATTACAGTCAGAATAACAGAGGTGGTTGTGGCAACATTCGTCCAAGAGGTTTATCTAGAGGAGGAAATTTCTATGGCAGGGGAATTCTACCTCACCCTTCCATATAGGTCAGTTTTTTGGCCCCAATACTACATGTTAACTATGTTGTCAATATGGACATGATGTTAGAGTGTGTGCACAATGTAATAATGCATCTTATTTCTCACAGTCTGAACCGTATGTCTTGGACTATGGTGCAACAAACCACATGACATCAGACCCCTCCAACCTAACAGAGTATTCATCATATACAGGTAAAAATTCAGTgatctttggtaatggtacaagCTTGCCTATTTCTCGAGTTGGAAAATTTTCTATTCATCATAAAAATCGATCTTTCCAAATGAACAATGTTTTATGTATTCCTAACTTGCACAAACTACTATTATACATTCTCTAATTCTGTAAGGATAATAATTGTTTCTTTGAACTCGACTCCTGTGGTTGTTGTGTTAAGGACATTCAGACGTGGGATATTCTTCTTTCTGGTAGTAGCTATGGAGGTCTTTATCAACTGTCATTTAATCCAAACACATCTCACAGACCGGTTTCTCTCTTAGGCGAACGGTCAACCCCTGATACTTTGCATGATCGCTTAGGACATCCTTCTCCTAATATTCTTAGAGCTCTTTGCAGCAAGTTTAAGTTACCAATAAATGGCAAATTTTCAGAGAAACAGTGTTGCCATGTATGACCTATGGGCAAATCATCCCAATTAGCATTTTTTCCTAGAAATTTTAATGTTTTACATCCTCTTGACATGCTTCATATTGATGTTTGGGGCACTTCCCTGGTTTATTCCATGAATGGTCATCGTTTCTATTTATCTATAGTTGATGATTATTCTCGTAATGTATGGCTTTTCCCATTATTTCACAAGTCTGATGTTACCAATGTTTTTTCCACATTCAAAACTCAAATTGAAAATCAATTATCTCGGAAAATTTTAGCCGTTCATTCTGTTAAAACGCTTAAaactgatggtggtggtgaattcACTAGTCGTCTTTTTACCAAATTTTTGTCCAAATGTGGAATTACAAGCTCACTTGTCCTGACACACCGCAACAAAACGGTGTTGTAGAACGAAAACATAGACAGATCGTTCAAATGGATCTATGTCTTATGAAAAAAATCAAATACACCCTTTAAGTTTTGGCTCGAAGCTTTTAACACTGTTGTGTACCTCATAAACAGACTGCCGATGCGTCAACTCACTTATTTTTCTCCCTATCAAAAACCTCTATTAAGTGACCCTGACTATAGTTTTCTTAAAGTTTTTGGTTGTTCTTACTTCCCTTACATTCAATAATACAATTCTCACAAGCTTATGCCAAAATCTGTTCACTATATTTTTCTTGGTTATGATAATGCACGTAAAGGTTATTAATGTTTGGATTTAAAGAATGGTCGAGCTTACATATCTCGACATGTTGTTTTTGATGAATTAGATTTTCCCTTGAAGAATAATGTTACAAGTTCAGGTTCTTCACTTGGGCAATCACCACTAAAAATTGATGAGAATGCCGTAAACCAAAATTTTGGAGAGGTCCACGTGCAACCAAATGTTACCATAAATTCTAGAAAGGTACAAGGATCAACTGTAGGGTAGCAACCAAACATACCCAACCCAATGACAACATATACTCCACAAACACCTATGAGGCCCATCAAAAACCGATTGCATCATCAACCTCCATTGGTAGCATCAAATGATCAGACTATCTTCTCTCCAGGTGAAGTTTCACCAAAAATAACAGATTCTTCTCTAGCCACCCTTGTGGTTTTTCCTTCTTCACCCACTACTCCTGATGCTTCTTCACCCGACACCCAAGTGCTTTCAGAATCTATCACTCCATCTCCTGAAAGTCCTGATGATTTAAATCCAGTTCTCAAGGTTAAATCTATTGTTGATATCTATCAGCTAACAACACCACACTCTCTGCCTCATGGTCTGATGGCGAATAAATCTGATGACTTGTTTTATGAACCTCGAACTTTTAAACAAGCCTCAAAATTCCCTTATTAGCAAAGTGCAATGTAAGAATAAATTACTTACACAAAAACAAGGTATGACACTTAGTTCCACATCAACAAAAAAATGAATGTTGTTGGATGTAGATGGATATATAAAGTCAAGTGCAAATCAGATGGGTCTCTCGAGCGTTACAAAGCTAGATTGGTGGCCCAAGGGTTCAACCAGCAGGAAGGTCTTGATTACGCATAGACATTCAGCCCGATGGTGAAACCATAAACTATTCATACTTTTCTTTCATTAGCTCATGCTCAAAGGTGGGATATCAAACAATTGGATGTCAAAAACGCCTTTCTTAATGGCATACTTCATGAAGATGTTTATATTAAGCAACCACCAAGTTTCATCTCCAACTCCTTTCCAAATCATGTGTGCAAACTAGAATGCGCACTCTATGGTCTCAAACAAAGTCCTCGGGCATGGTTTTAACGCCTTCATGACTTTCTTTTATGTTTGGGTTTCTTTAACAACCAATATGATTCATCTCTTTTCATTAGACACACTAAAGAGGCTACTACCGTTCTTTTAGTCTATGTGGATGACATAGTTATCATGGGATCGTCTCCTTTAGTTGTGACCACCGTGATTGATGTACTATGTGAGACTTTTGACAGTCTTCCTCTTGGTGACTTGCACtacttctgtgacaacccgatatttcaactcttggtaatgacctaaaaaggtcaaagtattgtaaccacttttgagtaataaaatttactttcataataaaatgtacaaatagttctatttaaattccttctatgtttaaatgtctttaaaccatgattgTACGTAAAAAGACCGCCCAAATCCGATTTCATAtatcgaagttatgattttccatgTTCAGCTTAACAACAGACAGctgaaaactcgaatcggagatcgagtgacttttggccggaatgacctaaacgagaatcgaaggtctcgacaatggtatttcagcggtaaaaagtctggcaaaaaccgacatcagataaagaagttatgaattttcaaagaaattccttaaacacgatgagttataatataaataaaaataataatttcggaatttgccgacggagtctaaacgaaagttgtagagcgtagtctcacctacgcgtggatataaagaccatcgaaaacagagttcgtatgatgaagatatgaatttttgaagtttattaaataaattatatatttatttaattcaaaatcgggccttatccgaagaggagtcagcgtcctcatccgaggtacgcgctgcgtacccctgtacgccctgcatacccgagagacttggcctctgatcgtctacgtcgccctatccgacccgtccgacccgcccgtccgaccgacccgtccaaCCCGCtatcccatccgacccgccgtcccatccgacctgcctccccatccgatccgtcctatccgaagccgaggcagttgaggcttcggtcatgcatgacgtacgcgtacgcactgcgtacgagcgtacgccccgcgtaccgaggcggttcagccctcctataaatagaatgcgagggcttccgagaaaaatgctcatttctctcctttctctcacaatcttgcct includes:
- the LOC111882311 gene encoding dammarenediol II synthase isoform X1; the encoded protein is MWKLKTAEGNDPYLFSTNNFVGRQTWEFNPDAGTPEDQQEVENARQYFLNRQKDGFQASSDLLMRKQLIKESGIDLLSLRATRLEETEEIHYEAVTTTVKKALRLHRAIQAKDGHWPADYDGPLFMTPPLLIILYISGTINTHLTGEHKKEMKRYIYNHQNKDGGWGFHIEGHSTMMGSALNYVALRLLGEGPDDGNYAVSRGRKWILDHGGATCIPSWGKLYLSVLGVYEWEGCNPLPPEFWIFPETFPFHPVDDLTKVLTYGVAKMWCYCRTTYMPMSYLYGKKFHGPITKFVLQLRQEIYSIPYDEINWNKQRHICCKEDLLYPHSTVQDLLWDFLQYFGEPVFKYWPFKRLREIALKRTIELIRYSAEESRYITTGSIEKSLQMMVWWAENPCGDEFKHHLARLPDYLWLAEDGMKVMPSGGQLWNCALSTQAIIASNMVEEYGESLKKAHFFIKESQVKNNPAGDFTKNCRQITKGSWTFAQDDGWAVSDCTSEALKCLLLLSQMPVEISGEEDGNIERLYDAVNFILFVQSPTSGGFAIWEQPVPQPYLEMLNPSEMFADIVVEREHLENTASIIQALVAFKRLHPKHREKEIENAVSKAVRFLEKRQRPDGSWYGYWGICFLYGTCFVLRGLEAAGKTYDNCEAVRKGVKFLLSTRNEEGGWGESYKSCTREVYTPLFGNRTNLVQTSWAMLGLMSAGQVERELTPLHKAAKLLINAQMDNGDFPQQEFTGVSMKNCMLHYPLYKNIFPLLALGEYRRRLWAC
- the LOC111882311 gene encoding dammarenediol II synthase isoform X2 translates to MWKLKTAEGNDPYLFSTNNFVGRQTWEFNPDAGTPEDQQEVENARQYFLNRQKDGFQASSDLLMRKQLIKESGIDLLSLRATRLEETEEIHYEAVTTTVKKALRLHRAIQAKDGHWPADYDGPLFMTPPLLIILYISGTINTHLTGEHKKEMKRYIYNHQNKDGGWGFHIEGHSTMMGSALNYVALRLLGEGPDDGNYAVSRGRKWILDHGGATCIPSWGKLYLSVLGVYEWEGCNPLPPEFWIFPETFPFHPAKMWCYCRTTYMPMSYLYGKKFHGPITKFVLQLRQEIYSIPYDEINWNKQRHICCKEDLLYPHSTVQDLLWDFLQYFGEPVFKYWPFKRLREIALKRTIELIRYSAEESRYITTGSIEKSLQMMVWWAENPCGDEFKHHLARLPDYLWLAEDGMKVMPSGGQLWNCALSTQAIIASNMVEEYGESLKKAHFFIKESQVKNNPAGDFTKNCRQITKGSWTFAQDDGWAVSDCTSEALKCLLLLSQMPVEISGEEDGNIERLYDAVNFILFVQSPTSGGFAIWEQPVPQPYLEMLNPSEMFADIVVEREHLENTASIIQALVAFKRLHPKHREKEIENAVSKAVRFLEKRQRPDGSWYGYWGICFLYGTCFVLRGLEAAGKTYDNCEAVRKGVKFLLSTRNEEGGWGESYKSCTREVYTPLFGNRTNLVQTSWAMLGLMSAGQVERELTPLHKAAKLLINAQMDNGDFPQQEFTGVSMKNCMLHYPLYKNIFPLLALGEYRRRLWAC
- the LOC111882311 gene encoding dammarenediol II synthase isoform X3, whose translation is MKRYIYNHQNKDGGWGFHIEGHSTMMGSALNYVALRLLGEGPDDGNYAVSRGRKWILDHGGATCIPSWGKLYLSVLGVYEWEGCNPLPPEFWIFPETFPFHPVDDLTKVLTYGVAKMWCYCRTTYMPMSYLYGKKFHGPITKFVLQLRQEIYSIPYDEINWNKQRHICCKEDLLYPHSTVQDLLWDFLQYFGEPVFKYWPFKRLREIALKRTIELIRYSAEESRYITTGSIEKSLQMMVWWAENPCGDEFKHHLARLPDYLWLAEDGMKVMPSGGQLWNCALSTQAIIASNMVEEYGESLKKAHFFIKESQVKNNPAGDFTKNCRQITKGSWTFAQDDGWAVSDCTSEALKCLLLLSQMPVEISGEEDGNIERLYDAVNFILFVQSPTSGGFAIWEQPVPQPYLEMLNPSEMFADIVVEREHLENTASIIQALVAFKRLHPKHREKEIENAVSKAVRFLEKRQRPDGSWYGYWGICFLYGTCFVLRGLEAAGKTYDNCEAVRKGVKFLLSTRNEEGGWGESYKSCTREVYTPLFGNRTNLVQTSWAMLGLMSAGQVERELTPLHKAAKLLINAQMDNGDFPQQEFTGVSMKNCMLHYPLYKNIFPLLALGEYRRRLWAC